One part of the Pandoraea faecigallinarum genome encodes these proteins:
- a CDS encoding DUF1045 domain-containing protein — translation MTAGSAQARWRALDLRSARVAIYYAPPAGSCWWNEGSRWLGRDAASGRALHAPSVPGLSRSLHDLTAEPRRYGLHATLKAPMRLAPHAQLSDLSEIAATLAARHAPFDLVMHTDVIGTENGKRPGFVALRPKAGLAGEKTIDAFAAECVEAFEAMRAPLNEAELAKRNPHLLTSRQRELLDRWGYPYVFDEFRFHVTLSDRVDAADATLIVDWWQPRVQALGPMRVDGLAIFVQPAPGEVFHCFERFAFGKAA, via the coding sequence ATGACTGCCGGATCGGCGCAAGCGCGGTGGCGCGCGCTCGACCTTCGCAGCGCGCGCGTTGCCATCTACTACGCACCGCCCGCGGGCTCGTGCTGGTGGAATGAAGGTAGCCGCTGGCTCGGGCGCGACGCCGCCTCCGGCCGGGCGCTTCACGCGCCGAGCGTGCCGGGGCTTTCGCGTTCGCTGCACGATCTGACCGCCGAGCCGCGCCGCTACGGTCTGCACGCGACACTCAAGGCGCCGATGCGTCTCGCCCCGCACGCGCAGTTGAGTGATCTGTCGGAGATTGCGGCGACGTTGGCCGCGCGTCATGCGCCTTTCGATCTCGTCATGCACACGGACGTGATCGGCACCGAAAATGGCAAGCGCCCGGGTTTCGTCGCGTTGCGTCCCAAGGCGGGGCTGGCGGGTGAAAAGACCATCGACGCTTTTGCTGCCGAGTGCGTTGAAGCCTTCGAGGCCATGCGCGCGCCGTTGAACGAGGCGGAACTGGCGAAGCGAAATCCGCATCTGCTGACGTCGCGTCAGCGCGAGTTGCTCGACCGTTGGGGCTATCCGTACGTGTTCGACGAGTTCCGTTTTCACGTGACGCTGTCCGATCGCGTCGACGCCGCCGACGCGACCCTCATCGTCGACTGGTGGCAGCCTCGGGTGCAGGCGCTCGGCCCGATGCGCGTCGACGGGCTCGCCATCTTCGTGCAGCCCGCACCCGGCGAGGTCTTCCACTGCTTCGAGCGTTTTGCTTTCGGGAAAGCCGCATGA
- the phnN gene encoding phosphonate metabolism protein/1,5-bisphosphokinase (PRPP-forming) PhnN produces MNRARLYYVMGPSGAGKDSLLAYARSRLDGARADAVPVLFAHRYITRAPSEGENHIALSHAAFALRHSLGCFALDWHSHDCRYGIGIEIDAWLAAGANVVVNGSRAFLGQAVARYGERLHLVEIRVDPVVRAMRLASRGRETGEALDRRVAHTVSWIPPEGIPLSVVDNNGPLEAAGDRLVAILMSQAPH; encoded by the coding sequence ATGAACCGCGCACGCCTGTATTACGTGATGGGGCCGTCGGGCGCGGGAAAGGACTCGCTGCTCGCTTACGCCCGAAGTCGGCTCGATGGTGCACGCGCCGACGCCGTGCCAGTGCTGTTTGCGCATCGCTACATCACGCGCGCGCCGTCGGAAGGGGAGAACCATATCGCGTTGTCGCACGCCGCGTTTGCGTTGCGGCATTCGCTCGGATGCTTCGCACTTGACTGGCACAGTCACGATTGCCGTTACGGAATCGGCATAGAGATCGACGCCTGGCTGGCCGCTGGCGCGAACGTCGTCGTGAACGGTTCGCGGGCGTTTCTCGGGCAAGCCGTGGCGCGCTACGGCGAGCGGTTGCATCTCGTGGAGATTCGCGTGGACCCCGTGGTGCGCGCGATGCGGCTGGCCAGTCGCGGACGCGAAACCGGCGAGGCGCTCGACAGACGTGTGGCGCACACCGTGTCGTGGATACCGCCCGAAGGGATCCCGCTCTCGGTGGTCGACAACAATGGCCCGCTCGAAGCGGCTGGCGACCGGCTCGTCGCCATACTGATGTCGCAGGCGCCGCACTGA
- a CDS encoding TetR/AcrR family transcriptional regulator, with amino-acid sequence MRRPRGRPAQGTGVTREAIVATALALLDEKSEGGEGGRGLSMRALAARLGVTPMSLYHHIGDHAGLLRAVSDEVYASVLEGIETGLTCRAEIREILIRYHDAVCRHPQLTLAIFATPRAFAGVTRRITDRLTGLLRAMTTAPELWRDILIDHAHGSGLPFAHNDHAGALPAPDDSAYRQALDCLLDGLAAPRSPAGRNFPGTA; translated from the coding sequence ATGAGACGGCCGCGTGGAAGACCCGCGCAGGGCACTGGCGTCACGCGAGAGGCGATCGTCGCGACGGCGCTCGCGTTGCTCGACGAAAAGAGCGAGGGGGGCGAGGGCGGACGGGGACTGAGCATGCGCGCGCTCGCCGCCCGGCTCGGCGTCACGCCCATGAGCCTGTATCACCACATCGGCGATCACGCCGGGCTGTTGCGTGCAGTCTCGGACGAGGTCTATGCCAGCGTGCTGGAGGGGATCGAGACGGGCCTGACGTGCCGCGCGGAAATCCGGGAAATATTGATCCGCTATCACGACGCCGTATGCCGCCATCCGCAACTGACCCTCGCCATTTTCGCGACACCCCGCGCGTTTGCCGGTGTGACGCGGCGGATCACCGACCGTCTGACCGGCTTGTTGCGCGCCATGACGACGGCTCCCGAGCTTTGGCGGGACATCCTCATCGATCATGCACATGGCAGCGGCCTGCCGTTTGCACACAACGACCACGCCGGCGCGTTGCCGGCACCGGACGATAGCGCCTACCGGCAAGCGCTCGACTGTCTTCTGGACGGACTGGCGGCCCCGAGGTCGCCCGCCGGCCGCAACTTCCCGGGCACCGCCTGA
- a CDS encoding dihydrofolate reductase family protein, whose product MTTAHVFIATSLDGYIARPDGDIDWLLQRDDPAEDHGYAAFIADKDAIVMGRGTYEKVRAMGPWTYELPVTVLSTQLAGTPVPEALKGKVRFSDLPPRALLDALARENVQRIYVDGGQTVQSFLRDGLIADLVVTTVPLLIGAGKPLFGALTKDIDMQLVASRCFPSGLVQSTYRVVTA is encoded by the coding sequence ATGACGACCGCCCACGTGTTCATCGCCACGAGTCTGGACGGCTACATCGCCCGGCCCGACGGCGACATCGACTGGTTGTTGCAACGCGACGATCCCGCCGAGGATCACGGTTACGCCGCATTCATTGCCGACAAGGACGCGATCGTGATGGGGCGCGGCACTTACGAGAAGGTGCGCGCCATGGGACCGTGGACATACGAGTTGCCCGTGACAGTGCTCTCGACGCAACTGGCAGGCACCCCTGTGCCGGAAGCGCTCAAGGGCAAGGTGCGCTTTTCCGACCTGCCCCCTCGTGCGCTGCTAGACGCGCTCGCGCGGGAAAACGTCCAACGGATCTATGTCGACGGGGGACAAACCGTGCAGTCGTTTCTGCGCGACGGACTGATCGCCGACCTCGTCGTCACCACGGTGCCGCTGCTGATCGGCGCGGGAAAGCCACTGTTCGGTGCGTTGACGAAGGACATCGACATGCAACTCGTCGCCAGCCGCTGCTTTCCTTCGGGGTTGGTGCAGTCCACTTACCGCGTGGTGACGGCATGA
- a CDS encoding GcvT family protein: MPSAMPTHARVVIVGGGIVGCSVAYHLAKLGWSDVVLLEQGQLSCGTTWHAAGLVGQLRSQESMTKLIRYSTKLYSELEAETGLGTGWKQCGSLSVARSQERMTQLKRTAAVARAYGVQCDVISPREAGELWPVMRTDDLVGAVWLPGDGKANPTDLTQALARGARSRGVRIAENTRITQIHTASPNGIPTATGVSWRNKAGESGRIDAEIVVNCAGQWAKAVGRMCGVTVPLHSAEHYYIVTERIPGVHTDLPVMRDPDGYIYFKEEVGGLVMGGFEPNAKPWGMNGIPENFEFQLLPDDWDQFEILMENALIRVPALETAQIRQFYNGPESFTPDNNFILGEAPELRNFYVGAGFNSMGIASAGGAGMALAEWIVAGEPTMDLWPVDIRRFAGFNGNDTWLHDRVKETLGLHYAMPWPNRELDTARPFRRSPLYATLLDKGACFGSKMGWERPNFFAPSPAEAKIEYSFGQQNWHAWSAAEHRACREAVALFDMSSFSKLLIKGRDAEQVLQTLCSNDVAVAPGRTVYTAMLNERGGYESDFTLTRLAPDRYLMVTGSAQAVRDMDFLERRIASLPGDPRCTVVDVTGQYAVLALMGPNARALLQQVSKADFSNEAFPFGSSREIDLGYATVRATRLTYVGELGWELYVPVEFAVGVYEALHAAGGAFGLKDAGYYAIDSLRIEKGYRAWGRELTPDVNPVEAGLTFACKLASDIAFTGRTAVELARSKGARRRLVSVALDGAGDRMLWGGEAVLRDGQPVGFISSAAFGHTVDAPVGLAFLTNPDGPVTPEYVDAGRYQVDLAGERLDARVQLRALYDPKGERVKG; encoded by the coding sequence ATGCCCTCAGCCATGCCCACCCATGCCCGCGTCGTCATCGTCGGCGGCGGTATCGTCGGTTGTTCCGTCGCGTATCACCTCGCCAAACTCGGCTGGTCGGACGTTGTCCTGCTGGAGCAGGGGCAACTGTCCTGCGGCACGACGTGGCACGCGGCCGGGCTCGTCGGACAATTGCGCTCGCAGGAAAGCATGACGAAGCTCATCCGCTATTCCACCAAGCTGTACAGCGAACTGGAAGCGGAGACGGGGCTGGGCACGGGGTGGAAGCAATGCGGCTCGCTGTCCGTGGCGCGCAGCCAGGAGCGCATGACACAACTCAAGCGCACGGCGGCCGTCGCGCGCGCTTACGGCGTGCAATGCGACGTGATTTCGCCGCGCGAGGCTGGCGAGTTGTGGCCAGTGATGCGCACCGACGATCTGGTCGGCGCGGTATGGCTGCCCGGCGACGGCAAGGCCAACCCCACGGATCTCACGCAGGCCCTGGCGCGAGGGGCGCGCAGCCGCGGCGTGCGCATCGCCGAGAACACGCGGATCACACAGATTCATACGGCGTCGCCCAACGGCATACCCACGGCGACGGGCGTGTCGTGGCGGAACAAGGCGGGCGAGAGCGGGCGCATCGACGCCGAGATCGTCGTGAACTGCGCGGGGCAGTGGGCCAAGGCCGTGGGGCGCATGTGCGGGGTTACCGTGCCGCTGCACTCGGCCGAGCACTATTACATCGTGACGGAACGTATCCCGGGTGTGCACACGGACCTGCCGGTCATGCGCGACCCGGACGGCTACATCTATTTCAAGGAAGAAGTCGGCGGTCTGGTGATGGGCGGCTTCGAGCCGAATGCGAAGCCGTGGGGCATGAACGGCATTCCGGAGAATTTCGAGTTTCAGTTGCTGCCCGACGACTGGGACCAGTTCGAAATCCTCATGGAGAACGCCCTCATCCGGGTGCCGGCACTGGAGACGGCGCAGATCCGGCAGTTCTACAACGGGCCGGAGTCGTTCACGCCGGATAACAACTTCATTCTCGGCGAAGCGCCCGAGTTGCGGAATTTCTACGTCGGCGCAGGCTTCAATTCGATGGGCATCGCGTCGGCGGGCGGCGCGGGCATGGCGCTCGCCGAGTGGATCGTCGCGGGCGAGCCGACGATGGATCTCTGGCCCGTGGACATCCGCCGCTTTGCCGGTTTCAACGGCAACGACACGTGGCTGCACGATCGTGTGAAGGAAACGCTCGGCCTGCATTACGCCATGCCGTGGCCGAACCGTGAACTGGATACCGCGCGGCCGTTCCGCCGCTCGCCGCTGTACGCAACGTTGCTCGACAAGGGGGCGTGCTTCGGCAGCAAGATGGGATGGGAGCGGCCGAATTTCTTCGCGCCGTCGCCCGCCGAGGCAAAGATCGAGTACAGCTTCGGGCAGCAGAACTGGCACGCGTGGAGTGCGGCGGAGCATCGCGCATGCCGCGAGGCGGTGGCGCTTTTCGACATGAGTTCGTTCTCGAAGCTGCTCATCAAGGGCCGTGACGCCGAACAGGTATTGCAGACCCTGTGCAGCAACGACGTTGCCGTCGCGCCGGGGCGCACCGTCTATACCGCCATGCTCAACGAACGCGGCGGCTACGAGTCGGACTTCACGCTCACGCGACTCGCTCCCGATCGATACCTCATGGTGACAGGCTCCGCGCAGGCGGTACGGGACATGGATTTTCTGGAGCGGCGCATCGCAAGCCTGCCCGGCGACCCACGCTGCACGGTGGTCGACGTGACCGGGCAATACGCCGTGCTCGCGCTCATGGGGCCGAACGCTCGTGCGCTGTTGCAGCAGGTCTCCAAGGCCGATTTCTCCAACGAGGCGTTCCCGTTTGGCTCAAGCCGGGAGATCGATCTCGGCTATGCGACGGTGCGCGCGACCCGTCTGACCTACGTGGGTGAACTTGGCTGGGAACTGTATGTGCCGGTCGAATTTGCGGTGGGCGTCTATGAGGCGCTGCATGCGGCAGGCGGGGCTTTCGGCCTGAAAGACGCGGGCTATTACGCGATCGATTCGTTGCGCATCGAGAAGGGCTATCGCGCATGGGGGCGGGAACTCACGCCGGACGTCAATCCGGTCGAAGCGGGGCTGACGTTCGCCTGCAAGCTCGCAAGCGATATCGCGTTCACCGGACGCACGGCCGTCGAACTCGCCAGATCGAAGGGGGCGAGGCGCCGGCTCGTGAGTGTGGCGCTGGACGGCGCGGGCGACCGGATGCTTTGGGGCGGCGAGGCTGTGCTGCGTGACGGACAGCCTGTCGGGTTCATCTCCTCGGCGGCGTTCGGTCATACCGTCGATGCGCCGGTGGGTCTCGCGTTCCTCACGAATCCGGACGGGCCGGTGACGCCCGAATACGTCGACGCGGGCCGCTATCAGGTCGACCTTGCAGGCGAACGACTCGACGCTCGCGTGCAGCTGCGCGCGTTGTACGACCCGAAAGGCGAGCGCGTGAAGGGGTAG
- a CDS encoding NUDIX hydrolase yields MSFACIAAARRFDDRAHLPLVIGSQRYGWIRRSDVESLCRWPDVFEISSLAVRIHPRHDTCDARTAALAPVIETLAAEGRITGWRNERYAIRQRLYDAPLAWIERAASRFFGTRTFAVHVNGYVPARFVGEAPKMWIARRSVLKATDPGCLDNAAAGGIGNGIGVGDTLVKECWEEAGIPAYLANEARPGRTLHILAEIPEGVQSEQIFVYDLALPRGFVPENQDGEASAHWLCSAGNVRDVIARGKMTVDASLASLDFLLREGAIRAKDCAGIEALFKPADE; encoded by the coding sequence ATGTCTTTTGCCTGTATTGCGGCGGCACGCCGCTTCGACGACAGAGCGCATCTGCCGCTCGTGATCGGCTCGCAGCGTTATGGATGGATTCGCCGTAGCGATGTCGAGTCGCTGTGCCGCTGGCCCGACGTGTTCGAGATCAGCTCGCTCGCCGTGCGTATCCATCCGCGTCACGACACGTGCGACGCGCGCACGGCGGCGCTTGCGCCCGTGATCGAGACGCTCGCCGCCGAGGGGCGCATCACCGGGTGGCGCAACGAGCGTTACGCGATCCGCCAGCGTCTTTACGACGCGCCGCTCGCATGGATCGAACGCGCCGCCTCCCGCTTTTTCGGCACGCGTACGTTTGCCGTCCACGTGAACGGTTACGTGCCCGCCCGTTTCGTCGGTGAAGCGCCGAAGATGTGGATCGCGCGCCGCAGCGTGCTCAAGGCGACCGACCCCGGCTGCCTGGACAATGCGGCCGCGGGCGGGATCGGAAACGGCATCGGCGTGGGCGACACGCTCGTCAAGGAATGCTGGGAAGAAGCCGGCATCCCGGCGTATCTGGCCAACGAGGCGCGCCCGGGCCGTACGCTGCACATACTTGCGGAGATTCCGGAGGGTGTGCAGTCCGAGCAGATTTTCGTCTACGATCTCGCGCTGCCGCGCGGCTTCGTTCCCGAAAATCAGGACGGCGAGGCGAGCGCCCACTGGCTGTGCTCGGCGGGGAACGTACGCGACGTGATCGCGCGCGGCAAGATGACCGTCGACGCGAGCCTCGCGAGTCTCGATTTCCTGCTGCGCGAGGGGGCGATTCGCGCGAAGGACTGTGCGGGTATCGAGGCGCTGTTCAAGCCGGCGGACGAGTAA
- the purU gene encoding formyltetrahydrofolate deformylase, whose amino-acid sequence MAPIENSYILKLSCPDRPGIVHTVAGFLVERGGNILDSAQFNDRFTGGFFMRVHFQQLPGESDLASLQRDFAPLAEQFEMQWELVDASIKPRVMLMVSKIGHCLNDLLFRYKTGQLNIEIPAIVSNHKDFYQLAASYNIPFHHLPLMNATPASKAAQEAKVFELVQENNIDLVVLARYMQVLSSDLCKKLEGRAINIHHSFLPSFKGAKPYYQAFDRGVKLIGATAHYVTSDLDEGPIIEQEVERVDHTMDPEQLTAIGRDVECVALARAVRFHAEHRILLNGHKTVIFR is encoded by the coding sequence ATGGCACCGATCGAAAATAGCTACATCCTGAAGTTGTCCTGCCCGGACCGTCCCGGCATCGTCCACACGGTGGCCGGTTTCCTGGTCGAGCGCGGCGGCAACATTCTCGACTCGGCGCAATTCAACGATCGCTTCACGGGCGGCTTCTTCATGCGCGTGCATTTCCAGCAGTTGCCCGGCGAGAGCGATCTGGCGTCGTTGCAGCGCGATTTCGCGCCGTTGGCCGAGCAGTTCGAGATGCAATGGGAACTGGTCGACGCGTCCATCAAGCCGCGCGTCATGCTGATGGTCTCGAAGATCGGTCACTGCCTGAACGATCTGCTGTTCCGCTACAAGACCGGGCAACTGAACATCGAGATCCCGGCGATCGTCTCGAACCACAAGGATTTCTATCAACTGGCGGCGAGCTACAACATTCCGTTTCATCATCTGCCGCTGATGAATGCGACGCCCGCATCGAAGGCCGCGCAGGAAGCCAAGGTGTTCGAGCTGGTGCAGGAGAACAACATCGACCTCGTGGTGCTCGCGCGCTACATGCAGGTGCTCTCGAGCGACCTGTGCAAGAAGCTGGAAGGGCGCGCCATCAATATCCACCACTCGTTCCTGCCGAGCTTCAAGGGCGCGAAGCCCTACTATCAGGCGTTCGACCGTGGCGTGAAGCTGATCGGCGCGACGGCGCATTACGTGACGTCCGACCTCGACGAAGGCCCGATCATCGAGCAGGAAGTCGAACGTGTGGATCACACGATGGACCCGGAGCAACTGACGGCCATCGGTCGCGACGTCGAATGCGTGGCGCTCGCGCGCGCCGTGCGCTTCCATGCGGAGCACCGCATTCTGCTCAACGGTCACAAGACCGTGATTTTCCGCTGA